The Mycobacterium sp. 3519A genome contains a region encoding:
- a CDS encoding family 16 glycosylhydrolase, translated as MIGALVAAVLALNGGALPASSAQDGWYTTFADEFDGTTGSPAITSVWLPDVGEPGRAHSELQYYTARGNTYLDGEGHLVIEAREGSDGHTCWYGKCRYTSGRLTTHNGQRTTFSQRYGKFEARIKSPVGRGTWPAFWLVGDDFDRAPWPTPGEIDVMEALGQQANIVQQSAHGPQLTFTQPYTLPDGQSVADWHTYSIEWTADLIEWQVDGNTTRSLARNEAREGWVFDHPFFILLNLAIGGDWAGDPDATTIFPARMLIDYVRVYQNGNS; from the coding sequence GTGATCGGCGCCCTTGTAGCCGCCGTCCTGGCTCTGAATGGCGGTGCGCTGCCGGCCTCGTCAGCCCAGGACGGCTGGTACACGACTTTTGCCGACGAATTCGACGGCACGACCGGATCGCCAGCAATCACCTCGGTCTGGTTACCCGATGTCGGCGAGCCTGGACGGGCTCACAGCGAACTGCAGTACTACACCGCCCGTGGGAACACATATCTCGATGGCGAGGGGCACCTGGTCATCGAGGCGAGGGAAGGGTCCGATGGGCACACTTGCTGGTACGGCAAATGCAGGTATACCAGCGGTAGGTTAACCACCCACAACGGGCAGCGAACCACATTCTCGCAGCGATACGGAAAATTCGAGGCACGAATCAAGTCCCCCGTGGGAAGAGGCACGTGGCCAGCTTTCTGGCTGGTCGGCGACGACTTCGACCGTGCCCCCTGGCCAACACCCGGCGAAATCGACGTCATGGAGGCGTTGGGGCAACAGGCAAATATTGTGCAGCAGTCGGCGCACGGCCCACAACTGACCTTTACCCAGCCCTACACCCTTCCCGACGGGCAATCAGTAGCGGACTGGCATACGTACTCCATCGAATGGACAGCTGATCTCATCGAGTGGCAAGTCGACGGGAATACAACGCGCAGTCTGGCCAGGAATGAGGCGCGGGAGGGCTGGGTATTTGACCATCCGTTTTTCATTCTTCTCAACCTGGCTATAGGCGGAGATTGGGCTGGCGACCCGGACGCGACAACGATCTTTCCGGCTCGAATGCTCATAGATTACGTGCGCGTGTACCAGAATGGTAATTCATAA
- a CDS encoding polysaccharide biosynthesis tyrosine autokinase, protein MTFQDFMRILRTRWLIVCGIAVLSLAAATAITLLTTPLYEAQTRLFVSTAAGGSASEVYEGNLSSQDRVLSYTKLIMGETLSQRAIDKLRLNMSAEDLQKEIKASSAPGTVLIDVSVRDPSPAQAREIADVLSAEFVAMVKELETAPDGDKPDARVVVEQRASVRPDPVVPNTSRNLLVGLALGVLLGIGFALLRDRLDTAVSDKRVLEEVTGAGLVANIPVDKHRKTDPAISFANDGSPIAEAFREFRTNLQFLEVDNPPRLLVVSSSLPGEGKSTTSINIALALAEAEHNVVLVDGDMRRPKLADYLDLIGSVGFSTVLSGKASLSEVLQKTRFPGLTVLTSGALPPNPSELLGSVTNKKVLSELRSNFDYVIVDSSPLLPVTDAAILAAASDGVLIIGRFAKTTRAQLAQAVENLKKVEARILGAVFTMTPARRNAAYKYSYYSEGPPLTNPPRHQTTRSIRRNQDR, encoded by the coding sequence TTGACTTTTCAGGACTTCATGCGGATATTGCGCACTCGGTGGCTGATCGTTTGTGGTATTGCGGTCCTCTCTCTCGCGGCGGCCACTGCGATCACGTTGCTGACGACGCCGCTCTATGAGGCTCAGACGCGATTGTTTGTGTCCACGGCGGCCGGTGGATCCGCGAGCGAGGTATACGAGGGCAACCTATCGTCGCAAGACCGCGTGCTCTCGTACACCAAGCTGATCATGGGTGAAACGCTGTCGCAGCGGGCTATCGACAAGCTTCGCCTGAACATGTCCGCCGAAGACTTGCAGAAAGAGATCAAGGCCAGTTCCGCACCCGGCACCGTTCTAATAGATGTATCGGTTCGTGACCCCTCACCCGCCCAAGCGCGTGAGATCGCCGACGTGTTGTCGGCGGAGTTTGTCGCCATGGTCAAGGAATTGGAGACTGCCCCGGACGGTGACAAGCCCGACGCGCGCGTTGTCGTTGAGCAACGCGCCTCGGTTCGCCCTGATCCCGTCGTTCCGAATACCTCTCGAAACTTGTTAGTCGGGCTGGCCTTAGGCGTGCTGCTTGGAATCGGTTTCGCACTCCTCCGCGACAGGTTGGACACCGCGGTAAGTGATAAACGAGTCCTCGAGGAGGTTACGGGCGCCGGACTTGTCGCCAACATTCCTGTCGATAAGCACCGAAAGACCGATCCTGCGATCTCCTTCGCGAATGATGGGTCACCTATAGCCGAGGCATTTAGAGAATTCCGGACCAATCTGCAGTTCCTCGAGGTGGATAACCCGCCCCGCCTGCTCGTAGTCTCTAGTTCCTTGCCAGGCGAGGGCAAAAGCACAACGTCGATCAATATCGCGCTGGCGCTAGCCGAGGCGGAGCACAACGTCGTGCTCGTTGATGGAGATATGCGACGTCCAAAGCTGGCCGATTACCTCGACTTGATTGGGTCAGTCGGATTCAGCACAGTGCTCAGTGGCAAGGCCTCCCTTAGCGAGGTCCTTCAGAAGACAAGATTCCCGGGACTCACTGTCCTCACCTCGGGAGCTCTTCCTCCGAATCCGAGTGAGCTGCTTGGATCGGTCACGAACAAGAAAGTTCTCAGCGAACTGCGCTCGAACTTCGACTATGTGATCGTAGATTCGTCGCCGCTCCTGCCGGTCACTGATGCCGCCATTCTCGCGGCTGCTTCCGATGGTGTATTAATAATCGGCCGATTCGCGAAGACCACACGCGCGCAGCTGGCACAAGCTGTTGAAAATCTCAAGAAAGTCGAAGCCCGGATCCTCGGCGCCGTGTTCACGATGACACCCGCACGCCGGAATGCGGCTTACAAGTACAGCTACTACAGCGAAGGGCCGCCACTGACAAACCCTCCGCGTCATCAAACGACCCGCTCGATTCGCCGCAATCAGGACCGGTGA
- a CDS encoding glycosyltransferase → MTEPEISIVIPTRDRSDWLPSTLVSVLGQEATTAEVIIVDDGSCRPVDTVLSDWALERLRVIRHSHPMGVSAARNVGIAAAHAPWIALLDDDDLWAPSKLRLQLDAAAATHADFAFTGGVAIDRQGRVTSSESAPRADSNLHRRLLSSRVIPYIASNVITSASLIERAGVFDTALQHLADWDFVLRLSQAGAAVAVDEPLIAYRLHGANMQIDDTGLMDELRYLNEKYTEASAANAASIDMAGWWRWRINARRLAGDRRGTAAAYIRLARVTRNPQDAIRGVAMMLGGERAMSFARHLGRSQRQAVAPGWLEAALNVNAETLSEVCRSSN, encoded by the coding sequence GTGACGGAACCCGAAATCTCGATCGTCATCCCGACGCGAGATCGAAGCGACTGGTTGCCGTCCACATTGGTCAGTGTTTTGGGACAGGAGGCCACCACAGCGGAAGTCATTATTGTCGATGACGGGTCTTGCCGCCCCGTCGACACGGTCCTATCCGACTGGGCGCTCGAGCGCCTCCGGGTGATTCGCCATTCACATCCCATGGGCGTGTCGGCCGCACGCAACGTGGGCATCGCTGCCGCACATGCGCCGTGGATTGCGCTGCTCGACGACGATGACCTGTGGGCGCCTAGCAAACTGCGATTACAACTTGACGCCGCCGCCGCCACGCATGCGGACTTCGCATTCACTGGTGGCGTAGCCATCGATCGTCAGGGTCGGGTGACCAGTTCCGAATCGGCGCCACGCGCCGACTCGAACCTGCACCGGCGGTTGCTGTCCAGCCGAGTCATCCCCTACATCGCGTCGAATGTCATCACCTCGGCGAGTCTGATCGAGCGGGCCGGCGTGTTCGATACGGCACTGCAACACCTTGCGGACTGGGACTTCGTGCTGCGCCTAAGCCAGGCAGGCGCCGCAGTTGCCGTCGACGAGCCTCTCATTGCTTACCGGCTGCACGGCGCAAACATGCAGATTGACGATACCGGTCTCATGGATGAGTTGCGGTATCTCAACGAGAAGTACACCGAGGCCAGCGCGGCGAACGCTGCATCGATCGACATGGCCGGATGGTGGCGATGGAGGATCAACGCACGCCGGTTGGCTGGCGACCGCCGAGGCACTGCGGCGGCATACATTCGGCTAGCACGAGTTACGCGCAATCCGCAGGATGCGATACGAGGGGTTGCGATGATGCTGGGAGGCGAGCGGGCGATGTCGTTCGCGCGCCACCTGGGCCGCAGCCAGCGGCAGGCGGTCGCGCCAGGTTGGCTCGAGGCCGCGCTTAACGTCAACGCCGAGACGCTTTCTGAGGTGTGCCGATCGTCGAACTAG
- a CDS encoding glycosyltransferase family 2 protein, whose product MESEQQLSSDAEQTTPSPTVSVLLPAYNAADTVEKAAESILTGNDVPLELIVIDDGSTDGTREVLERIARDPRVRVISHQNMGLAASLNKGIAAATAPFIARMDADDISAPGRLDRQLQFLLGHPDVVTVGGQIRRVVNEQPRSTSDLPLDHRGIVNSLLHGQHAVCHASTMTRKSALEAVGGYWEQGVSEDWDLFLRLSEVGKLANLNRHVYDIVYHETGINASGMKNVRTNICLAICNYRRRRRGLEELTREEYLDNLSAWERVRINAQTRSQQAYRYSMLQQTSHPAAGKFLLATAAMLWPPFALRRIAHGMSRKLPLVRRHSRPV is encoded by the coding sequence GTGGAAAGTGAACAGCAACTAAGTTCCGACGCTGAGCAGACGACCCCGTCGCCGACTGTGTCGGTGCTGCTGCCTGCGTACAACGCGGCCGATACCGTCGAGAAAGCGGCGGAGAGCATCCTAACTGGCAATGATGTGCCGCTCGAGTTAATTGTCATCGATGACGGCAGCACCGATGGCACCCGCGAGGTTCTCGAGCGCATTGCCCGAGACCCACGAGTTCGGGTGATTTCGCACCAGAATATGGGCTTGGCTGCATCACTGAACAAAGGTATTGCCGCGGCCACCGCTCCGTTCATTGCGCGGATGGACGCCGACGATATATCCGCACCGGGTCGACTGGACCGACAACTTCAATTTCTCCTCGGCCATCCTGATGTGGTTACGGTCGGTGGTCAAATTAGGCGCGTGGTGAATGAGCAGCCTAGGTCCACTTCCGACCTTCCACTTGATCATAGAGGAATCGTAAATTCGTTGCTCCACGGCCAACATGCAGTGTGTCATGCCTCGACTATGACCCGGAAATCGGCGCTCGAAGCGGTCGGCGGCTACTGGGAACAGGGCGTTTCGGAGGATTGGGATTTGTTTTTGCGGTTGTCGGAAGTAGGGAAACTCGCAAATCTCAATCGACACGTGTATGACATTGTGTATCACGAAACTGGAATTAATGCATCCGGCATGAAAAACGTCCGGACGAATATTTGTCTTGCCATTTGCAACTACCGCCGGCGGAGACGAGGTCTGGAGGAATTAACCCGGGAAGAATACTTGGATAATCTCTCGGCGTGGGAACGTGTCCGCATAAACGCGCAAACTCGAAGTCAGCAGGCATATCGCTATTCGATGTTACAACAAACGTCCCACCCCGCCGCCGGGAAGTTCTTGCTCGCAACGGCGGCAATGCTGTGGCCACCATTCGCACTGCGACGGATCGCCCACGGAATGTCGCGAAAACTCCCTCTGGTGCGCCGCCACTCTCGCCCGGTGTAA
- a CDS encoding sugar transferase: MPEALSPVGAKLSQAAQDTKPLPIAPTLGRRHRYILEISDTVTLTVSAILGAVTLVLVSPVRAGHLGVLSVALMAVTMAIALHVHGRYRRPAARLRPSEWWGPPEIARCMPTAVVLALAVDTFAFGGGRMTLTAAVSMTLPAIVLVPYGRRLMVRMFDPTITRILVVGTGPISDRLTSRLKRCPDTLVVGHVDDNAAPGTRVLGGLADLSDVCADYAIDRVIVAFPNTSDAIVLEALRTLEGQVPVSEIPRYFEMHNWRTEAEELHGLTLMHLPTASLAVSERIMKRLMDVTIASCALVVVSPVLLLTALAIKLDSRGPVFFRQERMGRAGKPFRIFKFRSMVADAWQQRELVAQLNEVDGPLFKMERDPRVTRVGAFIRRTSIDELPQLINVVRGEMSLVGPRPLPTEEAKRIDGAALARLDVKPGITGLWQVCGRSDLTYADLQHLDMVYVRSWSLRWDLRIMAQTPNAVFGRRGAY; the protein is encoded by the coding sequence GTGCCTGAGGCCCTGAGTCCGGTCGGGGCGAAACTGTCGCAAGCCGCACAGGACACCAAGCCTCTGCCGATCGCGCCAACGCTCGGACGTCGCCATCGCTACATCCTCGAGATCTCCGACACAGTCACCCTGACGGTGTCGGCGATCCTCGGCGCGGTGACGCTGGTTCTCGTCAGCCCCGTGCGGGCCGGCCACCTCGGCGTCCTCAGCGTCGCCCTCATGGCGGTCACAATGGCAATTGCACTGCACGTGCATGGTCGATACCGCCGGCCCGCCGCCCGGCTCCGGCCGAGCGAGTGGTGGGGCCCTCCAGAAATCGCGCGCTGCATGCCCACTGCCGTCGTGCTGGCCCTTGCTGTCGACACATTCGCCTTCGGCGGAGGGCGAATGACCCTGACTGCCGCCGTCTCAATGACGCTGCCCGCCATTGTGTTGGTCCCGTATGGACGCCGGTTGATGGTACGGATGTTCGACCCGACGATCACCCGCATTTTGGTGGTCGGCACGGGACCGATCTCTGATCGGTTGACGTCGAGGCTGAAAAGATGCCCGGACACACTGGTGGTTGGCCACGTCGACGACAACGCCGCACCGGGCACCCGCGTCCTCGGCGGACTCGCGGATCTATCCGACGTATGCGCCGACTATGCGATTGACCGAGTGATCGTTGCATTTCCGAACACCAGCGATGCCATAGTGCTCGAGGCGCTGCGCACCTTGGAAGGACAAGTGCCGGTTTCGGAGATCCCGCGCTATTTCGAGATGCATAACTGGCGCACTGAAGCCGAGGAACTGCACGGCCTTACTCTGATGCATCTACCCACCGCGTCATTAGCAGTGAGCGAACGAATCATGAAGCGGCTCATGGACGTAACGATCGCGAGTTGCGCTCTGGTGGTCGTGTCCCCCGTCCTGCTTCTCACTGCGCTGGCGATCAAACTCGACAGCCGCGGTCCCGTGTTCTTCCGCCAGGAGCGGATGGGCAGGGCAGGCAAGCCGTTCCGGATCTTCAAGTTCCGCTCGATGGTCGCTGACGCGTGGCAACAACGCGAATTGGTCGCACAGCTCAACGAGGTCGACGGACCGCTTTTCAAGATGGAGAGAGATCCGAGGGTCACCCGCGTGGGGGCTTTCATACGGAGAACCAGCATCGACGAACTGCCCCAGCTCATCAATGTGGTCCGCGGCGAGATGTCGTTGGTCGGGCCGCGGCCGCTGCCGACTGAAGAGGCCAAACGCATCGATGGCGCCGCGCTGGCCCGTCTCGACGTCAAACCGGGAATCACGGGACTATGGCAGGTCTGCGGTCGCAGCGACCTTACCTACGCCGATCTTCAGCATTTGGACATGGTCTATGTCCGGTCATGGTCGTTGCGGTGGGACCTGCGGATCATGGCCCAAACGCCGAATGCCGTGTTCGGCCGCAGGGGAGCGTACTGA
- a CDS encoding UDP-glucuronate decarboxylase, with amino-acid sequence MRQRAVLAGGAGVVGSHLAERLLTHDIDVICLDNFVTGSRANVAHLEGRDGFRLVEHDVSHYISIPGPVDYVLHFASPASPVDYAELPIETMKAGSLGTLHTLGLAKEKGARYLLASTSESYGDPLVHPQPESYWGNVNPVGPRSCYDEAKRFAEALTTSYRAKHGVNTAIMRIFNTYGPRMRPNDGRAIPNFVNQALSGAPLTVHGDGSQTRSVCHVDDLVDGALRLLFSDIAGPVNIGNPNEMTMLELANLILKLTGSDSPLQFIDRPKDDPSQRRPDITLARTRLGWEPKVDARDGLLDTIAWFRDRDQSATPSATAVNRKQPRHRVAVIGTGYVGAVTSACLAFLGHSVYGLDTDSKRAAQLNHGQAPIHEPGFPELLKSSLASGRLRFTDKPSEALSDADFVFLCVGTPPAADGSPDLTQLESAIQSLAPYLRPEAVIVNKSTVPVGSGNWTRAILEDALEGNRELTFHVVSNPEFLREGSAINDFLYPDRIVLGGAPDDASRVAELYQPVLDQSFDCGRRDLHPSLITTDLASAEMIKYAANAFLATKISFANEIAQMCELFGTDVRQVLPAIGADHRVGPSFLNAGVGWGGSCFGKDVAALIATGEEYGYTPSMLQATVEINKAQRASVVRKLQRELHMLKGRRIALLGLTFKPGTDDLRDAPALDIARRLIAAGAVVSAFDPVVKTLPEECKAVRLTRDAYDAADRADAVVITTEWPEFRLLKAAGLRRVMRGDLIVDGRNCLSEADFAGSGLRLVGFGW; translated from the coding sequence ATGCGGCAGCGTGCTGTATTAGCGGGTGGGGCGGGGGTCGTCGGCTCGCATCTAGCGGAACGTCTGCTCACACACGACATTGATGTCATATGCCTCGATAATTTCGTGACGGGCTCGCGCGCGAACGTCGCACACCTCGAGGGTCGTGACGGCTTCCGGTTGGTCGAGCATGACGTCAGTCACTACATCTCGATCCCCGGCCCTGTCGACTACGTGCTGCACTTCGCCTCGCCGGCCTCACCGGTCGACTACGCCGAGCTCCCAATCGAGACAATGAAAGCAGGATCGCTTGGCACACTGCACACTTTGGGCCTCGCGAAGGAAAAGGGTGCCCGCTACTTGCTGGCGTCGACCTCCGAATCGTATGGCGACCCGCTGGTTCACCCGCAGCCTGAAAGCTATTGGGGCAACGTCAATCCCGTCGGCCCGCGCTCCTGCTACGACGAGGCGAAACGCTTCGCGGAGGCATTGACGACCTCCTACCGGGCGAAGCACGGGGTCAACACCGCGATCATGCGGATCTTCAATACCTACGGCCCGCGGATGCGTCCGAACGATGGCCGCGCCATCCCGAACTTCGTCAACCAGGCCTTATCCGGCGCCCCGCTCACCGTCCACGGAGACGGCAGCCAGACCCGGTCCGTGTGCCATGTCGACGATCTGGTCGACGGCGCCCTTCGGCTGCTGTTCTCCGACATCGCCGGACCCGTCAACATCGGCAACCCGAACGAAATGACGATGCTGGAGCTGGCGAACCTGATCCTCAAACTCACGGGATCAGACTCCCCATTACAGTTCATCGACCGCCCCAAGGACGACCCGTCGCAGCGCAGGCCCGACATCACGCTCGCGCGCACCCGTCTCGGCTGGGAACCGAAGGTCGACGCGCGCGACGGTCTCTTGGACACCATCGCTTGGTTTCGCGACCGCGACCAATCTGCAACTCCGAGTGCAACTGCTGTCAACCGCAAGCAGCCACGCCACCGGGTTGCGGTCATCGGTACCGGTTACGTAGGTGCGGTCACCTCGGCCTGCCTCGCGTTCCTGGGACACTCGGTCTACGGCCTCGACACGGATTCGAAGCGCGCCGCACAGCTCAACCACGGCCAGGCGCCTATCCATGAGCCCGGATTCCCGGAACTGTTGAAGTCATCGCTGGCGTCCGGACGGTTGAGGTTCACAGACAAACCCAGCGAGGCGCTGTCCGATGCGGACTTCGTGTTCCTGTGCGTCGGAACTCCGCCGGCCGCCGACGGTTCACCAGATCTCACGCAGCTAGAGAGTGCAATTCAGTCGTTGGCCCCGTACCTGCGTCCCGAAGCGGTCATCGTCAACAAGTCGACAGTCCCTGTCGGCTCGGGCAATTGGACGCGTGCGATCCTCGAGGACGCGCTGGAAGGCAACCGCGAACTCACATTCCATGTCGTCTCCAATCCCGAGTTCCTTCGCGAGGGCTCTGCTATCAACGATTTTCTGTACCCGGATCGGATCGTGCTGGGTGGTGCGCCCGACGATGCCAGTCGGGTCGCGGAACTCTACCAGCCGGTACTGGACCAATCATTCGATTGCGGACGGCGGGATCTACACCCCTCGCTGATCACCACCGACCTGGCGTCTGCGGAGATGATCAAGTACGCGGCGAACGCATTCCTGGCGACGAAGATCAGTTTCGCCAACGAAATTGCGCAGATGTGTGAACTGTTCGGCACTGATGTCCGTCAGGTGCTGCCCGCTATCGGCGCAGACCACCGTGTCGGCCCCTCGTTCCTGAATGCCGGTGTGGGATGGGGCGGTTCGTGCTTCGGCAAGGACGTCGCTGCGCTTATCGCAACGGGCGAAGAGTACGGCTACACGCCGTCGATGCTGCAGGCGACCGTCGAGATCAACAAGGCGCAGCGTGCGAGCGTAGTGCGCAAGCTGCAACGAGAACTCCACATGCTCAAGGGCCGCCGAATCGCTCTGCTCGGTTTGACCTTCAAACCCGGCACTGACGATCTCCGCGACGCTCCAGCCCTCGACATCGCTCGACGGCTGATCGCGGCGGGCGCCGTTGTCTCGGCGTTCGATCCGGTGGTGAAGACGCTGCCCGAAGAATGCAAGGCAGTGCGACTGACTCGCGACGCCTACGATGCGGCCGACCGGGCGGACGCAGTTGTCATCACCACCGAGTGGCCGGAGTTTCGACTCCTGAAGGCTGCCGGATTGCGTCGTGTCATGCGCGGTGACCTCATTGTCGATGGCCGGAATTGCCTGTCGGAAGCCGACTTCGCCGGATCCGGACTCCGACTGGTCGGATTCGGCTGGTAA
- a CDS encoding WecB/TagA/CpsF family glycosyltransferase, with amino-acid sequence MVDYEAAGARILTAARNRQSFAVTALAVHGVMTGVSDPDHAARLNSFDLATPDGQPVRWALNLLHRAGLSDRVYGPNLTLRVLESVAADGLPVYLYGSTEDTLELLSTALTQRLPELKIAGKEPSKFRLAAPGEPQEIAERIGGTDARLVLVGLGCPRQEQFAYAMRPLLDMPVLAVGAAFDYHAGTLRPPPPWMQRYGLEWLWRLALEPSRLWRRYILLNPAYLARLAAQWTRLWRPVPAAPDTGSLTNFPV; translated from the coding sequence GTGGTCGACTACGAGGCGGCGGGGGCGCGCATCCTGACTGCCGCCCGAAACCGTCAGTCCTTTGCGGTAACCGCGTTGGCCGTACACGGGGTGATGACGGGAGTGAGCGATCCCGACCACGCGGCTCGTCTCAACTCCTTCGATCTCGCGACGCCGGACGGACAGCCTGTTCGATGGGCGCTAAACCTGTTACATCGGGCCGGGCTTTCCGACCGGGTGTACGGACCAAACCTGACCTTGCGGGTGCTCGAAAGCGTAGCCGCCGATGGACTTCCGGTGTATCTCTACGGGTCTACGGAGGACACTCTGGAGCTGCTCTCGACAGCGCTGACACAGCGACTACCCGAGCTGAAGATCGCCGGCAAGGAACCGTCCAAGTTTCGCCTCGCAGCTCCGGGCGAGCCGCAAGAAATTGCGGAACGGATAGGCGGCACGGACGCTCGGTTGGTGTTGGTTGGGCTGGGTTGTCCGCGGCAGGAGCAGTTCGCATACGCAATGCGTCCCCTGCTCGACATGCCTGTACTCGCGGTGGGCGCCGCCTTTGACTATCACGCTGGCACGTTGCGGCCGCCCCCACCGTGGATGCAACGATATGGCTTGGAGTGGTTGTGGCGGTTAGCGCTGGAGCCGAGTCGCCTTTGGCGCCGCTATATTCTGCTCAATCCCGCCTACCTGGCCCGGCTTGCGGCTCAGTGGACGCGCCTATGGCGGCCGGTCCCAGCCGCGCCCGACACCGGATCGCTCACGAATTTTCCGGTCTAG
- a CDS encoding NAD-dependent epimerase/dehydratase family protein: MGIALVTGSAGLIGSEAARHFGGLGLDVVGIDNDLRRYFFGDDGSTAWSLRRLTADLGQSYTHFGIDIRDRDALSQVFQKYGREIAVVIHTAAQPSHDWAAKEPFTDFDVNAVGALNVLENTRLYCPEAAFIFCSTNKVYGDRPNSLPLQELATRYEIEPNHTYEQGITEDMSIDGSLHSIFGVSKVAADVMVQEYGRYFGMNTACFRGGTLTGPAHSAAELHGFLAYLMRCVMEGRTYNLYGYKGKMVRDAIHSHDVLTAFEAFFRHPRPGAVYNLGGGRFANVSHIEAFRLAEEITGEQAVINYVDEARVGDHQWWISSMAKFQSDYPQWRQSYDIPTILREIYEANAETWVRR, translated from the coding sequence GTGGGTATTGCGCTGGTGACCGGGTCTGCGGGGCTGATCGGCTCGGAAGCGGCCCGCCATTTTGGTGGACTGGGACTCGACGTCGTCGGAATCGACAACGATCTACGGCGGTATTTCTTCGGGGACGACGGCAGCACGGCTTGGAGCCTGCGGCGGCTCACCGCCGACCTGGGCCAGTCCTACACGCACTTCGGCATTGATATCCGTGATCGCGACGCGCTCTCGCAGGTCTTCCAAAAGTACGGCCGAGAAATCGCGGTTGTGATCCACACAGCGGCGCAACCTAGCCACGACTGGGCCGCCAAGGAACCCTTTACCGACTTCGACGTCAACGCGGTCGGTGCGCTGAACGTGTTGGAGAACACCCGGTTGTACTGCCCGGAGGCGGCATTCATTTTCTGCTCCACCAACAAGGTGTACGGAGACCGCCCAAACTCGCTTCCGCTCCAGGAGTTGGCGACGCGGTACGAAATCGAGCCCAACCACACTTACGAGCAAGGGATTACCGAGGACATGTCCATCGACGGCTCCCTCCACTCGATCTTCGGCGTGTCCAAAGTGGCGGCCGACGTCATGGTGCAGGAGTACGGGCGATACTTCGGCATGAACACTGCTTGTTTCCGGGGCGGCACGTTGACCGGACCGGCTCACTCGGCAGCTGAGCTTCACGGCTTCCTCGCCTATCTGATGCGATGCGTCATGGAAGGACGCACCTATAACCTTTACGGCTACAAGGGAAAGATGGTCCGCGACGCCATTCACTCCCACGATGTCTTGACGGCCTTCGAGGCGTTCTTCCGCCACCCGCGCCCGGGCGCGGTCTACAACTTGGGCGGCGGCCGATTTGCCAACGTCTCACACATCGAGGCCTTCCGGCTGGCCGAAGAGATCACCGGCGAGCAGGCGGTCATCAACTACGTTGATGAGGCACGGGTCGGTGATCATCAGTGGTGGATCAGCAGCATGGCCAAATTCCAGTCGGACTACCCGCAGTGGCGGCAAAGCTATGACATACCGACTATTCTGCGCGAGATTTACGAAGCCAACGCTGAAACGTGGGTTCGCCGGTGA